The DNA window ATCCACCCTGAGACCAAAATGTGAACGCTTATACTTAAAACTCTCTCAAGTGAGCTATTTTGTAAGGTGCAAGAAATTATTAGAGAAGAGTGATTTTTCTGTATTGTAACCTTGTATTCCACCATTGTTAACATCAATAAAGCTTGGCCAAAGAGTAGTTCCTCTCGGAAATTAGTCACCACAGAAATGGCGATGAACCACACTTGTGTCAGTTTCTTTAATCTTCAGTCTAttacattttctggttttgtttATTACTTTGTTTTTCGATCAATTCTTGATAGGTGTTAGTTCACCACATATTTAAACACAAGGGTTCACCTATAATTCTATAAACACAGCTAGCTTAGTATAGCAATTATTTCACAggaataaagaaataaaaaaacttaagcatatataataaaagaaaaattggatagaagaaaattattatacttatataaatcacaataaatatatatatatatttatgaaaacaAAGTTTACAGTACACTCTTTACTTAAGAACGGATGACTCAATAGATAGAGAACAAAGTTTACAACAGACACTACACTTGAGTACACATACACCCGAGTGAGCCATTATTCCTTATTTCCCTTATATATTAGTAATGATATGAGATATCATTACTAATAACAGAGATTATtatgagatatatatatttattcaataaTGAAAAGGACGACCGAATACTATATGAATGTGTACAGTGTACATATAAGAACACGTACTACAaggcatgcatgcatgcatgcatgcaatATTCAACAACGTCTATTTGGAATGCAAAGATGGCCAGTCAAATGCCAACTTTCACCTTCATCATTAAGATGCAATGATTTTGGTATTAAGGGACGCATTATAGGACATAATGAGGGTTGTCTACCCTTTGAGTGTTCCCCGTATTGCTCTACATATTTCTTCCATGACTCATTGGGATCACCTATTGAGAACTTCATCCAACTAGCGGCGCCATTCTCAAACCTACTATGCGTAACACGAACAAACTTCACATCATCTCTATTCTTCTCATCATTGTTGTTTAGGATATCATCAATCTCGATGATGAATATGTCTCCATAAGGTCTAACAGAATGCGTAAAAAGAGGCAATGAGATGGGATCAATAGATACCGCAGCAAGATCTGCTGTTACAACAATTCTTTTTCCATCAGGACTGAAAAAGGGATGGTTCACATGACCTGCAAGATCATCACCACTTCCTAACACTTTTATCACAACATGAGTATTATTCGCGTTCACTAAGTACACTGCAAAATATCCTGGGTCAAGACCGTTATCACTCGGAGGAGCATTACTTGGCTTGTCGCGAGTTGAGGAGAAAACGATCCAATCTCCACTCGGAGACCACTGACAATGTGTGTCAGTCCAAGCCCCGTTCGTTAGTCTTGTTACTTTGCCATTATTGAACTCCCCAACCTGTGAATTCTCCATTATGTATAGATTTTTGTATCCATCTTCTCCACCATCTCTTGCTGATCGAAAAACAAATCTTTTTCctaatcaaaataacaacattgctattagttattttttttttatataattgattaaatttAAATACGTGAGACCTAATAGCAAAATGCATCAATAACGATTTATATAAATGTTAGTCAAATTTATACCATCTGGACTAGGTGATGGAAATGCATTGTTGTATCCATTTGTGAGTTGGATAATGTCTTTAgattgaaaatgatgatgatgccTAATATTTGGCAAGAGACAAATGTCCAGTTCATGCTTTACATTGAATGCTGGTCCCTTGCATACAAACAACTCATCTCTTCCTTCGATTTGGTTCCAAACTGGTCCAAACACATTGTCTGGGCCTTCGGTCTACAAGGGTTATAGTTCAGGAGGATAaatcttatttattatattatatatatgtatgtatgattATGTTTATGATATGTACCTGGTAAACCATATACAATCCATCTTTGTCAGCTACCCACACTCTCATGAACTCATTGTCAACAAAAGCAAGCCTCGAGCCATCTCTCGAAAATGAAGGAAATACTCCTTGAACCCTAAACAAGTCTACGTTTGGAGGTGGACAGTCAAGCTGGATGATTTTTCTTTCCATACTATTATATTCAGGAACCTGTAAGAAATAGTAAGactcaatattaaattacaataacatatataatctctatATTTATTGTGTTGGATATCTTTAAGTTAACCTATGGGCGTTAATTGTTCTGGGCCACAAAGATATCAAGAATTGCTAAAAAATATTACTGGTGCCTAGCACCATCTTCGATATCATACCGTTATTGttgtaattaagtatcaaatCTTATATAACTTAACAAAATagcatttaaaaaatatcactaacTAATCGTGCAGCGCTGCCTATAAAAGGTGCTGGACACCACTGgcacctaatagcaatgctaaGATGCCTAGCATCTAAGGTCGGTCCTGAGTTAAAATAGgtcataggaaaaaaaaattgggcccttactataaagattataaatgatattattaaaaattattaaaaaatatatattttttaaaaagtatttttttttatttgggcctctaaaatgagtgggccctagtcgcgggcctagcccgcctatgcctagggccgacCTTGCTAGCACCACTATGAGGTGATGTCCTATAATTAGTTAAcgattttctatattttttattaaaataaaataagtaggACCTGATATTGAGTtacaccaatagcgatattacaCCTCGTAAGGATGCAAGGCACCATAAgtaccctttagcatttctagttctttattttttggtgTGTAATTAATAAGCAAACCAACGCAACAATAATTAAAAGTCAAGAAAAGTTTTGAGTTATGTACGTACATTAAGATTGTCGCTCTTGCAACGATGGTAACCAATAGCAATTTTATTGAGATCTCCCCCTTTATCCACGATCACAAAAGGGTTAAAGTGGTCGGCCTTTGGTTTGGTTCTTGGAGTTATTTTTATGGGATCTCGATTTGGAGTACCAGAATAATAAAAAACCTCAATGTGTCGATATTGTTCAACCGAACGAACAATATCATCAAATTTTGATTCTTTTCGAATAGTTGCGACGGCCACAGTGGTTTCGTCGATGGCAGCTGGAGTCATTGCATGAAAGCCTTCGGGAGTAACACGAGGAGTGTCCGATGTAAAACCATTGCTAATGTCAGCTCTAAACACACCCCAATAGTTTCCAACCTTTcgatgaaaaaataaaatgttttcACTTCCCCATGTTGGCCATCCACCATTCTCTATAACCATCTTACGATCTAAATCAGGTCCATCTACATTAAACACATAAATATTTGTTTTTAGATCTTCAATTTCCCCTTCCCAACCTTGTTCTTTAAATGATGCCACTGCAATCTTCTTTCCAGATGGTGATACTGATGGACTTAAATCAGCTTTTCCCTGAAGATATACAATGTATGAAAGAAAAGAATAggttaaatatatatgaatgatAAATATTGAATTActacataaaattttatttttaatagcaataaaatttatgactaaaaataaatataaaaaaaggactaaaattatattattatatgcaTTATCACTACATCTTGTAGCTAAAAGTATTACAACAAGATATTGTGACAAGAACAAAAATAGTagcaatttatatattatataaattatactatttagttaaagaaaattaatttattgctAATATAAAAATTGAAGCTGTTATAAAAAAAAGGAATTCTAATTAAAATCCaagcatatatataaaataataattaaatatttaattacaacTTTACTAATTATAATGAGCAGTTTTGatgtaaatttatatatatagggacacgattttgtcccgtaatgtactttcacggaatgtatttcgTAGTACATTAGATGGTTCTTCAGGGTATATTAGATGTGTCTCAGGATACGTTAccattttttaaccctaattactccTAGATCAACCCCAGCCCTCATATCAAATAATTCTCTCATCTAacggctgccgtacatcacggaataattccgtgaaagtacaataacagGACAAAATcatgtctatatatatattatttaaaaaaatattacattcaTAAATAATGTGTGAgaacataatattatatttataagataTACATAGCTTACTCTCATAGGTAACTAATTTTGAGATGAAATCTATACATTTTATCATACAATTCATTTTATATATCTTAATTTCTCAATTACACTTTCACATtctcaatatatattattaatcgTACCTGTGGAGTGAGTCGTTGAGTTTCTGAAGTCTTAAGATTTGTTTTGTAAACTGATGTCCATGGGAAACGATGTTTGTGAGGATTATCCTTAGTAGTGACATAAACAAGATAATCACCAGCAATACAACCACTATCCTCCATTCGAATACCATCAAAGGTCCCAAATTCATGAGCAAAATCAATGGTTTCAACTTCAGGATAATCACTATTATTATAGTGGAGAGCAATGTATAATGTTTCGAGGTTGCCTTTTCTTTCAGATACGTAAACCAAGCCCGAGGAGATATCAACATCGTCGTCGCTATCTCCAGAAATGCGTTTATGAATTGTCTGAAGAGCATTAGATGGAATAGGTCGGCCATTGTAGTTATAGGACACACCATCAGTCATGTGAACCTCATGAGGATTTTCGTTCAATATATATTGTGAGTATATGTCCAACGGTACCGGTGGTCTATAAGTTGTGAAGAAGGCGATGCTACTCTTCTCACTTTCCATACCTACTTCATGGTAAAACATTGTTGAAATGAAGTTATTAGTTCACAAAGAAATAGATTTTTGTTTAactaaagtttttactttaatttataGTTAAAAGTTGAATGAATTAAATAAgagttttgatttatttttagtgtttatataatatattaaaaaaattatttttcatttatagaGATTCTTCTCATGAAAGTGTTTggatgaaaaaacaaaaaatagctTTTGTGAATATATTAGGAAGTAGGTaaattatttcaattttaaaaataatttttcaaaagttATTTTGGAGAAGCTACAAGTTTGTTtgatattgttttctgttttttattttcgaaaaagtgttttaaaaaatgagaacaaaaacagtttttgaagttttcaaAACACAAGTCACATTTGGCTAATgttttcaaaaacaatttttattttaaatttattttactttttgaaaaatacttCAATACTTTGAGACCCCGATATTAACAAGACCCCACCATGAATCGGACCCGGACTTAGATCTCGACCCCGACCCCGGACTCAAAAATGGATTGGGACTGAACCCGGACTTGTACCATCCCTGaactcaaactcgaacccaagCCCACCTCGAACCCAGACTCAAACTCAGACCCATGCCCATCTTACACCCTAGAccacagacttggacctgaacccaaacacgCACCCGTACCCTGACCCCTACCTCAGACTCGTCCCGGACCTGAACCTGGACCCAGCCCCGACCGTAGACCTGAAACTTGGATTCGTCCCAAACTTAAACCCCAGACCCAACCCTAGCCCTAGAGCCCCATCTGACCTCAGACCCACACTCCAGCCCCGAACCTGGCCTTAGACCTGCACCCCGGACTCGACCCCAAACCCGCACCCGTCCTTGGACCAACACCCCGGTCCAGCTCCGGCCAGCTGGACCCAAATCCCATACCCAAAACCGAACCCGGTCCCGACCCAGACCCCGGCTCCCAAACCTGGGTCCGAGCCCAAACCCGACCTCGGCCTGGCCCTGGATTTGACTCAGACCGAAAATGTGGAGAGAGAAAGTGATGAGAGAGAAAATGATGAGAGAGAAAGTGAGGAGAGAGAAAATAATGTGTAAAAATAATATGAGAAaatgaaaagagagaaaataatgatatataaaataatgtgagaaagTAATAAGAGAGAAAGTGTGAGAAAATAATGAAAGAGAAAATAATGCGAACAAATGATGAGTGAGAAAGCGATGAGAGAGAAGGATAAGAGAGAAAGTGATATATAATAGggaaaataatataagaaaatgATAAGTATAATTATATGAGATAAAGTGGAGAAAAAATATTGACCAAATGAATTGCTTTTTAAAACAtgaacaacattttgttgttattaaaattcttattttttataattttattttttcaaaatctcaTGTTTTCTAATAACAGTTTTCAAAAGACAATATCAAacatgtttaattatttttagaaaataattttctattttgaaaaataaaaatttattttttaatataataccaAATGAACATTTAGTTTCTCTTTGTAAAGTTTGTTCAaatgattataatattataagAATTCAAAGCTTAGATATAGTGAAAATAGGAGATAAATTtagtttaaataattatttggaGATTGAGTTGAAAATTTACAGCTACTCATGAAATAGTAGTTTGATGATGCAATACAAAGTTCACTTATTTACCCTCACCCCTAAAACAAAAGTAGCTTAAATAAGCTAAGCCAATCCACATCTACACTATATGTATTTACTAAGTCCATGACTTTTTGTCATCTtcctttttttatataaatctaaaatattttgtccttattatcaaatatttatatttatatttaattatgtgGAACTCGATTACATAATTATAGTATTAATAGTATGACATATGAAATGGTGTTAAACAGATTGTTATCTTATAACATTCACCTAATATAAATGCTCAGAAACTATATAAACTATTATTACTTAATAAGACTACATATAGTATAATTTGCTAGTGCATTAATGTATATGTAATTATAGTACTATGGAATATCAATAGCTAATAACATTAtataaatatgatatataacaagaaaaaaaaaacaaaagagatgatttaattaatattacaaaaatatttatatatatttatatacctgTTGTGGATGAGTAGAAGCCTTGCCAAGTCTTAGATATATAATTTGGATGAAACACATATGGTATCCTACATTCCTATTTATAGTAGTTTTCAACCAATAAAAATTCTCCACCTTAACCAAACATCTTAGTTCACATAAACTAACCTTCCAAAATTGCTTAACTCAGGTTATGTTTAACTCAACATCATTT is part of the Cannabis sativa cultivar Pink pepper isolate KNU-18-1 chromosome 5, ASM2916894v1, whole genome shotgun sequence genome and encodes:
- the LOC115715691 gene encoding uncharacterized protein LOC115715691, whose translation is MESEKSSIAFFTTYRPPVPLDIYSQYILNENPHEVHMTDGVSYNYNGRPIPSNALQTIHKRISGDSDDDVDISSGLVYVSERKGNLETLYIALHYNNSDYPEVETIDFAHEFGTFDGIRMEDSGCIAGDYLVYVTTKDNPHKHRFPWTSVYKTNLKTSETQRLTPQGKADLSPSVSPSGKKIAVASFKEQGWEGEIEDLKTNIYVFNVDGPDLDRKMVIENGGWPTWGSENILFFHRKVGNYWGVFRADISNGFTSDTPRVTPEGFHAMTPAAIDETTVAVATIRKESKFDDIVRSVEQYRHIEVFYYSGTPNRDPIKITPRTKPKADHFNPFVIVDKGGDLNKIAIGYHRCKSDNLNVPEYNSMERKIIQLDCPPPNVDLFRVQGVFPSFSRDGSRLAFVDNEFMRVWVADKDGLYMVYQTEGPDNVFGPVWNQIEGRDELFVCKGPAFNVKHELDICLLPNIRHHHHFQSKDIIQLTNGYNNAFPSPSPDGKRFVFRSARDGGEDGYKNLYIMENSQVGEFNNGKVTRLTNGAWTDTHCQWSPSGDWIVFSSTRDKPSNAPPSDNGLDPGYFAVYLVNANNTHVVIKVLGSGDDLAGHVNHPFFSPDGKRIVVTADLAAVSIDPISLPLFTHSVRPYGDIFIIEIDDILNNNDEKNRDDVKFVRVTHSRFENGAASWMKFSIGDPNESWKKYVEQYGEHSKGRQPSLCPIMRPLIPKSLHLNDEGESWHLTGHLCIPNRRC